A window of the Natronomonas salina genome harbors these coding sequences:
- a CDS encoding DUF7346 family protein, with protein MRTVEHDGDRYLLVKQSGESSRVRDPETGEERYLPNDELTATGDSPLAVAARAVPEPTRRVLTAVHSERTLGALLELDERGPLSVREILGSYDLCESDVHGTFAELRAAGLVEEADVAGERGYATTDLASEGLDALRGDGSDD; from the coding sequence ATGAGGACCGTCGAGCACGACGGCGACCGGTACCTGCTCGTCAAGCAGTCAGGCGAGTCCAGCCGCGTCCGCGACCCCGAGACCGGCGAGGAGCGGTACCTCCCGAACGACGAACTCACCGCGACCGGCGACTCGCCGCTGGCCGTCGCCGCCCGCGCGGTCCCCGAGCCCACCCGACGCGTCCTCACCGCCGTCCACTCCGAGCGGACCCTCGGCGCCCTCCTGGAACTGGACGAGCGTGGACCGCTCTCGGTCCGGGAGATCCTCGGCAGCTACGACCTCTGTGAGTCCGACGTCCACGGCACGTTCGCCGAACTCCGTGCGGCCGGCCTGGTCGAGGAGGCCGACGTCGCCGGCGAGCGCGGCTACGCGACGACCGACCTGGCCAGCGAGGGCCTCGACGCCCTGCGCGGCGACGGCAGCGACGACTGA
- a CDS encoding DUF5800 family protein, protein MTVLSFDEQGVDVIYEGTEFRLEKDLIEEATRKDYPDVTDHEVLQIVEESPSLSDEPRRIQDILD, encoded by the coding sequence ATGACCGTTCTCTCGTTCGACGAGCAGGGCGTCGACGTCATCTACGAGGGCACAGAGTTCCGCCTCGAGAAGGACCTCATCGAGGAGGCGACCCGCAAGGACTACCCGGACGTGACCGACCACGAGGTGCTGCAGATCGTCGAGGAGAGCCCCTCGCTCTCCGACGAACCCCGCCGGATTCAGGACATCCTCGACTAG
- a CDS encoding alcohol dehydrogenase catalytic domain-containing protein codes for MRAARFYPGEGLRIEDVPRPEVGPGEVLVEVAACGVCHSDLHVLDGDLPLTEPRTLGHEVAGTVAETGEGVGLDVGTDVAVFGGWGCRNCEVCARGDDQLCNLTNWLGIGHDGGYAEYVRVPTADYCLPLDGLDPVEAAPLTDAALTPYRAIEKADVGPGDCVALVGIGGLGEFGVQLSRLRGCYTVAVDRDPAKLRRAESIGADATVDTSGSVPGEIRDAASGPVDAVVDFVGVDATLQWGVNVLGADGRLVLAGIGGGSVDFSWNPLVGSEVTYRTVQWGTPAELRSVLDLARQDRLETRTERVGIDEVPATLERLEAGDVDGRAVVVPEA; via the coding sequence ATGCGAGCCGCGCGCTTCTACCCAGGAGAGGGGCTCCGTATCGAGGACGTCCCGAGACCCGAGGTCGGTCCCGGCGAGGTGCTCGTCGAGGTGGCCGCCTGCGGGGTCTGTCACTCCGACCTGCACGTGCTGGACGGCGACCTCCCGCTGACCGAACCGCGGACGCTCGGCCACGAGGTCGCCGGCACCGTCGCCGAGACCGGCGAGGGGGTCGGTCTCGACGTCGGCACCGACGTGGCCGTCTTCGGCGGCTGGGGCTGCCGGAACTGCGAGGTCTGCGCCCGCGGCGACGACCAGCTCTGCAACTTAACGAACTGGCTCGGCATCGGTCACGACGGCGGCTACGCGGAGTACGTCCGCGTGCCGACGGCCGACTACTGCCTCCCGCTGGACGGCCTGGACCCCGTCGAGGCGGCGCCGCTGACCGACGCCGCCCTCACCCCGTACCGGGCCATCGAGAAGGCCGACGTCGGACCCGGCGACTGCGTCGCCCTCGTCGGTATCGGGGGGCTGGGGGAGTTCGGCGTCCAGCTGTCACGGCTCCGCGGCTGCTACACCGTCGCCGTCGACCGCGACCCGGCGAAGCTCCGGCGCGCCGAGTCCATCGGCGCGGACGCGACCGTCGACACTTCGGGGTCGGTGCCGGGCGAGATACGGGACGCCGCCAGCGGCCCGGTCGACGCGGTCGTCGACTTCGTCGGCGTCGACGCGACCCTCCAGTGGGGCGTCAACGTCCTCGGCGCCGACGGCCGGCTCGTGCTGGCCGGCATCGGCGGCGGGTCGGTCGACTTCTCGTGGAACCCACTGGTCGGCAGCGAGGTGACCTACCGGACCGTCCAGTGGGGCACACCGGCGGAGCTCCGGTCGGTGCTGGACCTCGCCCGACAGGACCGCCTGGAGACCCGGACCGAGCGGGTCGGCATCGACGAGGTGCCGGCGACCCTCGAGCGACTCGAGGCCGGCGATGTCGACGGGCGGGCGGTCGTGGTACCGGAGGCGTAG
- a CDS encoding DUF7322 domain-containing protein, translated as MDPFGESGPDEPEEFDPDSLGPDVPEAPDVEPDLEESFANIDEVDDELVTAFWGAAVFLNVALAALAIGAMLVYFRGDWTNGGGALLVGTVAAVFAARFYFGYQRSDDESADSEEEGKQEEGEP; from the coding sequence GTGGACCCCTTTGGAGAGAGCGGCCCCGACGAACCCGAGGAGTTCGACCCCGACAGCCTCGGCCCCGACGTCCCGGAGGCGCCGGACGTCGAACCCGACCTCGAGGAGTCCTTCGCGAACATCGACGAGGTGGACGACGAACTCGTGACGGCGTTCTGGGGGGCCGCCGTCTTCCTCAACGTCGCGCTCGCGGCGCTGGCCATCGGCGCGATGCTCGTCTACTTCCGCGGCGACTGGACCAACGGCGGCGGCGCGCTCCTCGTCGGGACCGTCGCCGCCGTCTTCGCCGCACGGTTCTACTTCGGCTACCAGCGGAGCGACGACGAATCCGCCGACTCGGAAGAGGAAGGAAAGCAAGAGGAGGGCGAGCCATGA
- a CDS encoding DUF7331 family protein: protein MPDPDTKAEQDSADERTEPVVADAVETTESYETEEGVVFYDAENPLAWLQAETVVDLDEAA from the coding sequence ATGCCTGACCCTGACACGAAGGCCGAGCAGGACAGCGCGGACGAGCGTACGGAACCCGTGGTGGCCGACGCCGTCGAGACGACGGAGTCCTACGAGACGGAGGAGGGTGTGGTGTTCTACGACGCGGAGAACCCCCTCGCGTGGCTGCAGGCGGAGACCGTCGTCGACCTCGACGAGGCCGCGTAA
- a CDS encoding winged helix-turn-helix domain-containing protein gives MSATDVQADDAADWESVADLPPSAKLVAKVLEYNDRLTQSQLAEETMLPPRTVRYALTRLEEVDAVDSRFSFTDARKRVYALALES, from the coding sequence ATGAGTGCCACCGACGTCCAGGCGGACGACGCGGCGGACTGGGAGTCCGTCGCCGACCTGCCGCCGAGCGCGAAGCTGGTCGCGAAGGTCCTGGAGTACAACGACCGGCTCACCCAGAGCCAGCTGGCCGAGGAGACGATGCTGCCGCCGCGGACGGTCCGCTACGCGCTCACCCGCCTCGAGGAGGTCGACGCCGTCGACTCCCGCTTCTCCTTCACCGACGCCCGCAAGCGCGTCTACGCGCTCGCGCTCGAATCGTAG
- a CDS encoding polymer-forming cytoskeletal protein, whose amino-acid sequence MFGSDPLEELSIPDGTHVQEHDLVTDGDVLVGGQSVVELGVRGGNVVAGERVRFGGDIEADGDCRLDMWCDVDGNVLVGQDAYLGERVHITGQLIVSGDLDIGDDVDIERGFEANGWIVIRNPMPTIVFLFVYLSQLLRIGEEEAAEEVAEEFLAADREADPLMIPRGARVSDDAWRVSTPATIGDDCRVHGNIRATEIEVGRETEVFGSLRAKTDIHVGPGTIVHGDVTTKGGDVVVSPGAHVRGDISCEDCRLSEVAEVDGTIRAHGRLVFEDAPEPEPEAESESDDELAGADDEAALEDIAPAVVPLGEGELPEPDPEPAFVRLGDGRLDVEATPAVRPVAESEFEWGPTDETVPSTNGSGDDVEKIIADAEDG is encoded by the coding sequence GTGTTCGGCTCGGACCCGCTGGAGGAGCTGTCCATCCCCGACGGCACGCACGTCCAGGAGCACGACCTCGTCACCGACGGGGACGTGCTCGTCGGCGGGCAGAGCGTCGTCGAGCTGGGCGTCCGCGGCGGCAACGTGGTGGCCGGCGAGCGGGTCCGCTTCGGCGGCGACATCGAGGCCGATGGCGACTGCCGGCTCGACATGTGGTGCGACGTCGACGGCAACGTCCTCGTCGGCCAGGACGCCTACCTCGGCGAGCGGGTCCACATCACCGGCCAGCTCATCGTCTCCGGCGACCTCGACATCGGCGACGACGTCGACATCGAGCGCGGCTTCGAGGCCAACGGCTGGATCGTCATCCGCAACCCGATGCCGACGATCGTCTTCCTGTTCGTCTACCTCTCGCAGTTGCTCCGCATCGGGGAGGAGGAGGCCGCCGAGGAGGTCGCCGAGGAGTTCCTCGCGGCCGACCGCGAGGCCGATCCCCTGATGATCCCACGCGGCGCCCGCGTCTCGGACGACGCCTGGCGGGTCTCGACACCCGCCACCATCGGCGACGACTGCCGCGTCCACGGCAACATCCGCGCCACCGAGATCGAGGTCGGCCGAGAGACCGAGGTCTTCGGGAGCCTCCGGGCGAAAACCGACATCCACGTCGGCCCCGGGACCATCGTCCACGGCGACGTGACGACGAAGGGCGGCGACGTCGTCGTCAGCCCGGGCGCGCACGTCCGCGGCGACATCTCCTGTGAGGACTGCCGGCTCTCGGAGGTCGCCGAGGTCGACGGCACAATCCGCGCGCACGGCCGGCTCGTCTTCGAGGACGCACCGGAACCGGAACCCGAGGCGGAATCCGAGAGCGATGACGAACTCGCGGGTGCGGACGACGAGGCAGCATTAGAAGACATCGCTCCCGCCGTGGTTCCCCTCGGCGAGGGGGAACTCCCCGAGCCGGACCCGGAACCGGCTTTCGTCCGACTCGGCGACGGGCGGCTCGACGTCGAGGCCACGCCGGCCGTCCGCCCGGTCGCGGAGAGCGAGTTCGAGTGGGGGCCGACCGACGAGACCGTCCCCTCGACGAACGGCTCTGGCGACGACGTCGAGAAGATCATCGCCGACGCCGAAGACGGCTGA
- a CDS encoding ABC transporter substrate-binding protein, which yields MTKPREHTGDGVSRRSFLAAGLIGAAGATSGCIDMVRSAADPDGDSQVSLSIATVPADSDRASVRIVEHLESNLRAAGVDVSRDVRSPQEFLGRVLVDHEYDVYVGTHPLETDPEYLYEALHSTFTHEPGWQNPFGYTNIPFDAYLEDQRLAAGDERAAIVDRILSTVVQEKPFEPICVPDEYRVADPDRYEGWDGGHLDGRGGYLEVEPAEGVTELTALVTDSRSTRSANPLSPTLHGEDRVVELVYDSLATERDGELAPWLASNWEWADDADEAGTELQTATVDIRENCRFHDGEPLTAADVAFTYRFLADTLLGRRRVPVPAPRYRGRVSAIDSVEVVDEYRLEISTTAARSVAERAFVVPVLPEHRWSALVEEQVGPPDATAPVDGWSPADIDNLPPVGSGPYRYDDHSERDFIALTRNDEHFSLRPAVDGPAPSVETIRFEVDPGSVTSADRVRGGSADVTASHLSPGAIGDVADDPDLERFESSPRRFYHLGFNVRSSPCSNTHFRRAVTSLLDKAWIAETVFEGHATPAVTPLADEWVPDELAWDGADPVTPFPGADGELDVDAARTLFEEADYRYDDEGRLLEGY from the coding sequence ATGACGAAACCCCGCGAACACACCGGTGACGGCGTCAGCAGGCGGTCGTTCCTCGCGGCCGGCCTGATCGGCGCCGCCGGCGCGACGAGCGGCTGTATCGACATGGTCCGCAGCGCCGCGGACCCCGACGGCGACTCGCAGGTCTCGCTGTCGATCGCGACCGTCCCCGCGGACAGCGACCGGGCGTCCGTCCGGATCGTCGAGCACCTCGAGTCGAACCTCCGGGCCGCCGGCGTGGACGTCTCCCGCGACGTCCGGTCCCCCCAGGAGTTCCTGGGGCGCGTGCTCGTCGACCACGAGTACGACGTCTACGTCGGGACCCACCCGCTGGAGACCGACCCCGAGTACCTCTACGAGGCGCTCCACTCAACGTTCACCCACGAGCCGGGCTGGCAGAACCCCTTCGGCTACACCAACATCCCCTTCGACGCGTACCTGGAGGACCAGCGGCTGGCCGCCGGCGACGAGCGCGCCGCCATCGTCGACCGGATCCTCTCGACGGTGGTCCAGGAGAAGCCGTTCGAACCGATCTGCGTCCCCGACGAGTACCGGGTCGCCGACCCCGACCGCTACGAGGGGTGGGACGGCGGCCACCTCGACGGGCGCGGCGGCTACCTCGAGGTCGAGCCGGCCGAGGGCGTCACCGAACTCACCGCGCTCGTCACCGACAGCCGCTCGACCCGCTCGGCCAACCCGCTGTCCCCGACGCTCCACGGCGAGGACCGGGTGGTAGAGCTCGTGTACGACTCGCTGGCGACCGAGCGGGACGGCGAACTGGCGCCCTGGCTCGCCTCGAACTGGGAGTGGGCCGACGACGCCGACGAGGCCGGCACGGAACTGCAGACGGCGACCGTCGACATCCGGGAGAACTGTCGGTTCCACGACGGCGAGCCGCTCACCGCGGCCGACGTCGCGTTCACCTACCGGTTCCTGGCGGACACGCTGCTCGGCCGGCGGCGCGTGCCGGTCCCGGCGCCGCGGTACCGCGGCCGGGTCTCGGCCATCGACTCGGTCGAGGTGGTCGACGAGTACCGCCTTGAGATATCGACGACGGCCGCGCGGTCGGTCGCCGAACGAGCGTTCGTTGTCCCGGTCCTCCCCGAACACCGCTGGAGCGCGCTGGTCGAGGAGCAGGTCGGCCCGCCGGACGCCACGGCGCCCGTCGACGGGTGGAGCCCCGCCGACATCGACAACCTCCCACCGGTCGGCAGCGGGCCGTACCGCTACGACGACCACTCGGAGCGCGACTTCATCGCCCTGACGCGCAACGACGAGCACTTCTCGCTGCGGCCCGCCGTCGACGGGCCGGCCCCGTCGGTCGAGACGATCCGGTTCGAGGTCGACCCCGGCAGCGTCACCTCCGCCGACCGCGTCCGGGGCGGGAGCGCCGACGTCACGGCCTCTCACCTGTCGCCCGGCGCGATCGGCGACGTCGCCGACGACCCGGACCTCGAGCGCTTCGAGTCGTCGCCCCGGCGGTTCTACCACCTCGGGTTCAACGTCCGGTCCTCGCCGTGCAGCAACACCCACTTCCGGCGGGCGGTCACGAGCCTGCTGGACAAGGCCTGGATCGCCGAGACGGTGTTCGAGGGCCACGCGACGCCGGCCGTCACGCCGCTGGCGGACGAGTGGGTCCCCGACGAACTGGCGTGGGACGGGGCGGACCCCGTGACGCCGTTCCCCGGCGCCGACGGCGAACTCGACGTCGACGCCGCGAGGACGCTGTTCGAGGAGGCCGACTACCGGTACGACGACGAGGGACGGCTGCTCGAGGGGTACTGA
- the rad50 gene encoding DNA double-strand break repair ATPase Rad50 — translation MRFERVRIRNFKCYADSELELRSGVTVIHGVNGSGKSSLLEACFFALYGADAIDGTLDDVISNDAEEMGVELWFTHAGAAYHVEREVKLRGDTAQTTTCVLETPEGTIEQVTDVEAHIEGLLRMDAEAFVNCAYVRQGEVNKLINASPDERQDMIDDLLQLGKLEEYRERASDARVGVGRVRDDKQGSLSEVASQIKQKEEKDLHERLNGLQSDLESVQADIEEKEANRDEARKTLEEAEDVLEEFDERRQEISDLEEEIEELASTISEAEGEREALAERIRSLRETTETLREELDETVDETELESPEEGAVEARLDELEGEAEEIRDAIEERRLEAQEHASEAETKRERAEELREQAADARDEADDLESEVEAAREKLDERREQLDDLGEEIEALDEELAEAPVDRDEVDAHRESVGEALTESKEEVAELRAELKNARATVEEAEALLAEGKCPECGQPVDGSPHVETIDEDRERVEELESDLAAAEERVEELEAKRERAVALVETASELSRLEEQRGNVRSLVEQREETLEEKVDRAAELREEAEEYESAAESAIEAAESAEEAATEARETIGELNGTKASLDERRERLQRVADLLDDVAENESEIETLRERRDNRAELNDERRERLAEKRERKTELEAAFDESALQQAKQDRKKAKSYLDDVEPYLENKRERRDELQNAIGAVENELEELEELRDRREELRATVDRLDSLYDEAYELQQTYADLRSELRQRNVQKLEAMLNETFRLVYQNDSYARIELDGDYELTVYQKDGTPLDPEQLSGGERALFNLSLRCAIYRLLSEGIEGQAPTPPLILDEPTVFLDSGHVSKLVELVESMTDHGVDQIIVVSHDEELVGAADDLVAVHKDPTTNRSTVERSATVEALT, via the coding sequence GTGAGGTTCGAGCGCGTCCGCATCCGGAACTTCAAGTGCTACGCCGACAGCGAACTGGAGCTCCGCTCCGGCGTCACCGTCATCCACGGCGTCAACGGCAGCGGGAAGTCCTCGCTGCTGGAGGCGTGCTTCTTCGCGCTGTACGGCGCCGACGCCATCGACGGCACGCTGGACGACGTCATCTCAAACGACGCAGAGGAGATGGGCGTCGAACTGTGGTTCACCCACGCCGGCGCGGCGTACCACGTCGAGCGCGAGGTCAAGCTCCGCGGCGACACCGCCCAGACGACGACCTGCGTCCTGGAGACGCCGGAGGGGACCATCGAGCAGGTCACCGACGTCGAGGCGCACATCGAGGGCCTGCTGCGGATGGACGCCGAGGCGTTCGTCAACTGCGCGTACGTCCGGCAGGGCGAGGTGAACAAGCTCATCAACGCCTCGCCCGACGAGCGCCAGGACATGATCGACGACCTCCTGCAGCTCGGGAAGCTTGAGGAGTACCGCGAGCGGGCCAGCGACGCCCGGGTGGGCGTCGGCCGCGTGCGCGACGACAAGCAGGGGTCGCTCTCGGAGGTCGCCTCGCAGATCAAGCAGAAGGAGGAGAAGGACCTCCACGAGCGGCTCAACGGCCTGCAGTCGGACCTCGAGTCGGTGCAGGCCGATATCGAGGAGAAAGAGGCCAACCGCGACGAGGCCCGGAAGACCCTCGAGGAGGCCGAGGACGTTCTCGAGGAGTTCGATGAGCGCCGTCAGGAGATATCGGACCTCGAAGAGGAGATCGAGGAGCTGGCCTCGACCATCTCCGAGGCCGAGGGCGAGCGGGAGGCCCTCGCCGAGCGGATCCGTTCGCTCCGGGAGACCACCGAGACCCTCCGGGAAGAGCTCGATGAGACCGTCGACGAGACGGAACTGGAGTCGCCCGAGGAGGGGGCCGTAGAGGCCCGGCTCGACGAACTCGAGGGGGAGGCCGAGGAGATCCGCGACGCCATCGAGGAGCGGCGGCTCGAGGCCCAGGAGCACGCCAGCGAGGCCGAGACGAAGCGCGAGCGGGCCGAGGAGCTCCGCGAGCAGGCGGCCGACGCGCGCGACGAGGCGGACGACCTCGAGTCCGAGGTGGAGGCGGCCCGGGAGAAGCTCGACGAACGCCGCGAGCAGCTCGACGACCTCGGCGAAGAGATCGAGGCACTGGACGAGGAACTGGCCGAGGCGCCGGTCGACCGCGACGAGGTCGACGCCCACCGCGAGTCCGTCGGCGAGGCGCTGACCGAGTCGAAGGAGGAGGTTGCGGAGCTCCGCGCGGAGCTGAAGAACGCCCGCGCGACCGTCGAGGAGGCCGAGGCGCTGCTGGCGGAGGGCAAGTGCCCCGAGTGCGGCCAGCCGGTCGACGGGTCGCCGCACGTCGAGACCATCGACGAGGACCGCGAACGCGTCGAGGAACTCGAGTCCGACCTGGCGGCCGCCGAGGAGCGCGTCGAGGAGCTGGAGGCGAAACGCGAGCGCGCGGTCGCGCTGGTCGAGACCGCCTCGGAGCTGTCGCGGCTGGAGGAACAGCGCGGGAACGTCCGGTCGCTCGTCGAGCAGCGCGAGGAGACCCTCGAGGAGAAGGTCGACCGCGCCGCGGAGCTCCGCGAGGAGGCCGAGGAGTACGAGTCGGCCGCGGAGTCGGCGATAGAGGCGGCCGAATCCGCCGAGGAAGCCGCCACCGAGGCCCGGGAGACCATCGGCGAGCTGAACGGGACGAAGGCGTCACTCGACGAGCGCCGCGAGCGGCTGCAGCGGGTCGCGGACCTGCTGGACGACGTCGCGGAGAACGAGTCGGAGATCGAGACGCTGCGGGAGCGCCGCGACAACCGGGCGGAGCTGAACGACGAGCGCCGCGAGCGCCTCGCCGAGAAGCGCGAGCGGAAGACCGAACTCGAGGCGGCCTTCGACGAGTCGGCGCTGCAGCAGGCGAAGCAGGACCGCAAGAAGGCGAAGAGCTACCTCGACGACGTCGAGCCGTACCTGGAGAACAAGCGGGAGCGCCGCGACGAGCTCCAGAACGCCATCGGGGCCGTCGAGAACGAGCTCGAGGAACTCGAGGAGCTCCGGGACCGCCGCGAGGAGCTCCGCGCGACCGTCGACCGGCTGGACTCGCTGTACGACGAGGCCTACGAGCTCCAGCAGACCTACGCGGACCTCCGGTCGGAGCTCCGCCAGCGGAACGTCCAGAAGCTGGAGGCGATGCTCAACGAGACGTTCCGGCTGGTCTACCAGAACGACTCCTACGCGCGAATCGAGCTGGACGGCGACTACGAGCTGACGGTCTACCAGAAGGACGGGACGCCGCTGGACCCCGAGCAGCTCTCGGGCGGCGAGCGCGCGCTGTTCAACCTCTCGCTGCGCTGTGCCATCTACCGGTTGCTCTCGGAGGGCATCGAGGGGCAGGCGCCGACGCCGCCGCTCATCCTCGACGAGCCGACGGTGTTCCTCGACTCCGGGCACGTCTCGAAGCTGGTCGAACTCGTGGAGTCGATGACCGACCACGGTGTCGACCAGATCATCGTCGTCAGCCACGACGAGGAGCTGGTCGGCGCGGCCGACGACCTCGTCGCGGTGCACAAGGACCCGACGACGAACCGCTCGACGGTGGAGCGGTCGGCGACCGTCGAGGCGCTGACGTAG
- a CDS encoding phosphatase PAP2 family protein — protein sequence MFVEVVTRVAAALAVALPVSLLAFVGRDRLARTRSEWRSRIRTAGPLVVILVASLLVNRWVRQSAPAFSREYGIYATATFYRLEGDFILVFQSIASESVTSYFSFVYVYGYAFLLIFPVVAYFTLSDTVLFRRLLSAYTFNYAVGVVLYVFVVAYGPRNLMVEGLDTVLYDARPEYQYLTQEVNRNTNVFPSLHTSLSATVAAFAAISRDDLRAWFPVAVLLAASVVVSTMYLGIHWGIDVLAGLVLASVSVVFSRLVVDRWAVWEVLEDWWRSRTDR from the coding sequence ATGTTCGTCGAGGTGGTGACGCGGGTCGCCGCCGCCCTCGCCGTCGCCCTGCCCGTCTCGCTGCTCGCCTTCGTGGGCCGCGACCGGCTGGCGCGGACCCGCTCGGAGTGGCGCTCCCGGATCCGGACCGCCGGCCCGCTCGTGGTCATACTCGTCGCCTCGCTGCTCGTCAACCGGTGGGTCCGGCAGTCAGCGCCGGCGTTCTCTCGGGAGTACGGCATCTACGCGACGGCGACGTTCTACCGGCTGGAGGGCGACTTCATCCTGGTGTTCCAGTCGATCGCCTCGGAGTCGGTCACCTCGTACTTCTCGTTCGTCTACGTCTACGGCTACGCGTTCCTCCTCATCTTCCCGGTCGTCGCCTACTTCACGCTGTCCGACACCGTGCTGTTCCGGCGGCTGCTCTCGGCCTACACGTTCAACTACGCCGTCGGCGTCGTACTCTACGTGTTCGTCGTGGCGTACGGCCCCCGGAACCTGATGGTCGAGGGCCTCGACACGGTCCTCTACGACGCCCGGCCGGAGTACCAGTACCTCACCCAGGAGGTCAACCGCAACACCAACGTCTTCCCGTCGCTGCACACCTCGCTGTCGGCGACCGTCGCCGCGTTCGCCGCCATCTCCCGCGACGACCTCCGCGCCTGGTTCCCCGTCGCCGTCCTGCTGGCCGCCAGCGTCGTCGTCTCGACGATGTACCTCGGTATCCACTGGGGCATCGACGTGCTGGCCGGACTCGTCCTCGCGTCCGTCAGCGTCGTGTTCTCGCGGCTCGTGGTCGACCGGTGGGCGGTCTGGGAGGTCCTCGAGGACTGGTGGCGGTCGAGGACGGACCGGTAG
- the mre11 gene encoding DNA double-strand break repair protein Mre11 — protein MTRVLHTGDTHLGYRQYHLPERRSDFLDAFRRVAEDAIELDVDAVVHAGDLFHDRRPGLPDLLGTLDVLETLDDAGVPFLAVVGNHETKRDAQWLDLFEAMGLATRLGDEPLVVGDTAFYGLDFVPRAQREDLEYDFEPHDADHAALVSHGLFQPLVPDYGNVEWDAAAVLSESTVDFDAMLLGDEHAPTTQEVEDTWVTYCGSTERASAGEREDRGYNLVEFDGDARITRRGLETREFVFVDLELAEGEGFDRVRERLREHDLEGAVVHVTLDGDGEDVSAARVEAFASDEGALVARVNDHREISEEADLEVAFADPDEAVRERVRELGLSDAARDLDETIRASKVADSNVADEVERRVADLLDEPEAFESGPAEEPETAADRMGAETDDESDSDAAEAVADAGSQSADTETGTATEGTKIGANGGDTDTEAAPDAGESDAGEDIESGADPDAGDEEDGSTEDQPSDGTDSSDSSDSADASEPARPAQAGDGDGQASMEDYL, from the coding sequence ATGACACGGGTGCTTCACACCGGCGACACCCACCTCGGTTACCGGCAGTACCACCTGCCTGAGCGCCGGTCGGACTTCCTCGACGCGTTCCGGCGGGTGGCCGAGGACGCGATCGAACTGGACGTCGACGCTGTCGTCCACGCGGGGGACCTCTTCCACGACCGGCGGCCGGGGCTGCCGGACCTGCTCGGGACGCTCGACGTCCTGGAGACGCTCGACGACGCGGGAGTCCCGTTCCTCGCCGTCGTCGGCAACCACGAGACCAAGCGCGACGCCCAGTGGCTCGACCTCTTCGAGGCGATGGGACTGGCGACCCGCTTGGGCGACGAACCGCTCGTCGTGGGCGACACCGCCTTCTACGGGCTGGACTTCGTCCCGCGCGCCCAGCGCGAGGACCTCGAGTACGACTTCGAACCGCACGACGCCGACCACGCGGCGCTGGTCTCCCACGGGCTCTTCCAGCCGCTCGTCCCCGACTACGGCAACGTCGAGTGGGACGCCGCGGCGGTCCTCTCGGAGTCGACCGTCGACTTCGACGCGATGCTGCTCGGCGACGAGCACGCGCCGACGACCCAGGAGGTCGAGGACACGTGGGTCACCTACTGCGGGTCCACCGAACGCGCGAGCGCCGGCGAGCGCGAGGACCGCGGCTACAACCTCGTCGAGTTCGACGGGGACGCCCGGATCACCCGCCGCGGCCTCGAGACCCGCGAGTTCGTCTTCGTCGACCTCGAACTCGCGGAGGGCGAGGGGTTCGACCGCGTCCGCGAGCGACTCCGCGAGCACGACCTCGAAGGCGCCGTCGTCCACGTCACGCTGGACGGCGACGGCGAGGACGTATCCGCGGCGCGCGTAGAGGCCTTCGCCAGCGACGAAGGGGCGCTCGTCGCGCGGGTGAACGACCACCGCGAGATCAGCGAGGAGGCCGACCTCGAGGTGGCCTTCGCCGACCCCGACGAGGCGGTCCGCGAGCGCGTCCGGGAACTCGGTCTCAGCGACGCGGCCCGCGACCTCGACGAGACCATCCGGGCGAGCAAGGTCGCCGACTCGAACGTCGCCGACGAGGTGGAACGCCGGGTCGCGGACCTGCTGGACGAGCCGGAAGCCTTCGAGTCGGGGCCCGCCGAGGAGCCCGAAACGGCCGCCGACCGGATGGGCGCGGAGACCGACGACGAATCCGATTCGGACGCAGCGGAGGCCGTCGCCGACGCGGGCTCGCAGTCCGCCGACACCGAGACCGGGACAGCCACAGAAGGGACGAAAATCGGGGCGAACGGCGGCGACACCGACACCGAGGCCGCTCCGGACGCCGGTGAATCCGACGCTGGCGAAGACATCGAGAGTGGGGCCGATCCCGACGCTGGCGACGAGGAAGATGGATCGACCGAGGACCAGCCGTCCGACGGGACCGACTCGTCCGATTCGTCCGACTCGGCCGACGCGAGCGAACCCGCACGCCCCGCCCAGGCCGGCGACGGCGACGGACAGGCGTCGATGGAGGACTACCTGTGA